Sequence from the Luteibacter aegosomaticola genome:
ACGGCGGCGCAAGGCCACAACAGCAAAACACTGCGCGATGTACTGGAACAGGATCTGCACCACCATCAGCATGCTGATCAGCTTTTCCAGCGAGAGGAAGCAGGCGAGCGCGGAGGTGACACCGACGAACAGCAGCGACACGGTCGGGAATCCATCGCGTGGGTGCAGCCGCGCGAACGGCTTGAAGAACTGCCCTTCCGACGCCGCCGCGTACGGCACGCGCGAATAGCCGAGCAAGACCACGAGGGCCGATCCCCAACTGGCAACCAGGATCAGCACCACGGCGACCGTACCGCCCCACGCACCATGCACGGCCTGCATCATGTCCGCGACCACGGCAGTGGATTTCGCGGCCGTTTCCCACGGCAAGACGCCGAGGATGCTGACGTTGAGGCCAAGGTAGAGCACCGCGACCACGGGGATCGAGATAAGTACCGCCATCGGGATCGTGCGCCGCGGCTGCTTCACCTCGCCGCCCAGCATGCACACGTTGTTGTAGCCGCCGTAGTCGTACACCGCGATCAGCGAGACAGCGCCCAGGCCCAGCCAGAAACCCTTCCCCGAGGCCATCGGCGCGTCGAGGAAGTGCCGTGCCGTCGCCATGTCGAAGTGGCTGATGCCGGTGAAGACGATCCACACCGCCGCCGCCACGACGGCAACCGTCACCACCAGCGACAGCTTCTGGATGTCGCCCACCTTGCGATAGAGGATCGCCGTGTTCAGCAGGCACAACAGCGCAGCAACGAGCACGCGCCCACCGTCACCGAGCGCCGGCACGAGATAGCCTGCGTATTGCGCGAAACCCACGGCAGCCGAACCGATCGATAGCGGTGCGGTAAGCAACGTCTGCCACAGGTAGAGAAATCCGAACAGCCGCCCTGCCCGTTCACGCCCATAGGCTTCGCGCAGGTAATGGTAGGGGCCACCCGATTCCGGAATGGTCGAGCCGAGTTCCGCCCAGACCAGGCCGTCGCACAGGCAGAGCAGCGCGCCGGCGATCCAGCCCAGCAACACCGCAGGCCCCGCCAGCGCTGACAGAGCCAGGGGGATGGTCACGAACGGCCCGATCCCGATCATGTTCAGCACATTGGCCGAGAGACCGCCCCAGAAACCGATCGCGCGCGGTGGCGCGGTATTCGTTGCCACGCGGGTCGTGCCCTCACGCCATGCCGTCATGCATCCGCTCCGCACAAGTGATGGGTGCACCGCTGGTGCGGTGCAGGTCGAGCACGCGCACCACGTTCGCGCCCGGCTTCAACCATACGCCCGGGCAATACAAACGCTCCTGCGGCCCGATATGCCAGTACCGGCCAAGGCAATGCCCGTTGACCCAAAGATAGCCCTTGTTCCACGCGGACATGTCGAGATAGACATCGCCTGGCGTGTCGAGATGGAGCATGCCTTCGAAGAACACGCCGCCACGCGTCGGTGGCTCCCGCAGCGGCAACAGGTGATCCGGCCACCCGCCATCGAGCGGCAACGGCCAGGCCTCCACCTCGTCTACCGGTGCGCCGTTGAACATCACGGGGCCAACGAGCCCCTTGTGGTCCCCCAGCCGCGGGCCAAAGTTAATATGGCCAAAGGTATCCACCAGCACATCGACCACGCCGCCTGCCGGAATGGCCACCTCAGGCTTTGACGACAACGACGGGTGTACCAGCCGCGAAACATGGCCCACTTCATGGCCATCGGCGTAGACCACGGCGTAGTCACGCACACCCTCCAGCGACAGCGTGCCTTCGCTATCCACGCGCTTTCGATAGACGACGAGGCCCTGGTCCTGACCGAACAGCACTTCGTTCGGCCCAGGCTGCTGCAGGTGCCGAGCGGTACCGAGGGCATCCCAGAGCGAAGCGATGGCGACCGGGGTGAACGTGGCGAACCGGCCAGCATCTATCGGCGCTGGCATGGGAGGCGGCGTCACGCCCGCCTCGCGAGAGATCACGGCGCGGATCGCCGCATAGGACGGTGAGGGCCGCCCTCGCTCGTCGATCGGCGCCGCGTAGTCGTAACTGGTGATATCCGGCTGGAACTGTGAGCCATCGTCTTCCGCATTCGCGCCAGCCGTAAGGCCGAAGTTGGTGCCGCCGTGCACGACGTACAGGTTGAACGAATAGCCGGCACGCATGATGTCGCGCAGCGGCGCTACGAAATCCTTGCTTGCGAACGTCATCTCACCCCAGTGTGTCAGCCAGCCCGGATACCCCTCACCGACCCACACGGGCGCCTCGCCAGCGAACTCATGCCCGCGGTTCAATTCCGCGACCTCGGGGCCATCCAGGCCCAGCGCCGCACCCGGCAGGTACGCCTTGCGGCGCACCAGGTCTTTCCAGCCCTCGGAGATCGAGAACGGGCCCGCCACACCGTGCACTCGCCACATATCGGCGAGCGCGCGGAGGTAGTCCACGTCATCGCCGAACATCGAGTACTCGTTTTCGACCTGGACCATCAGGATCGGACCACCGTTGACGGCCATCAACGGCTTCACCTGCGCAGCGAGCTGGCCGATGTAGCGCAGTGTCGCGGCCATGAACACCGGGTCGTCCTTCGTCCGCAAGTGCGTGTCCGGGTCACGCAGCAGATAGGCCGGAATACCGCCATTGGTCCATTCCGCACAGACGTACGGACCGGGCCGCAGGTAAACCCACAACCCCTCCGCCTGGCACAACCGGACAAAGGCAGCGATGTCCCGGTTACCCGTGCGCCAGTCGAACACGCCGGGCTCGCGCTCCTGGTGGTTCCACATCACATAGATGGCGATGGTGTTCAGGCCCATCGCCCTCGCCATGCGGATACGGTGCTGCCAGTACTCCCTGGGAATGCGCGCCGGGTGCATCTCGCCGCTGCGGATCTGGAACGGCTTGCCGTCCAGCTCGAAACGGCGCGGGCCGAAGGCGAGACGGTGCGGCCTGCCATCCGGTACCGCTTCCACGAGCGGACCGGCCCACGCGCCCCCGGATATCGCCAGGGGCGCGAGCAGCGAGACGGCGAGGAAGTCCCGGCGCCGCATGGTTAGAACGAGTACTTCACGGTGACCAGCGCGGTGCGCCCGGCATCGACGATGTCCGAGTTCACCAGGCTATACCGGCCGATGTGCGACCAGTACTGGTACTGCTTGGTCAGGTTGCTGATCTGTAGATCGAACTGCAGGCCGTTATCCATCTGGTAACCGGCATGCAGGTCCACGCGACGGATCGGCCGCAGCCACAGGTCATCCCACGGCGCCCCCTGGTTCAGGAAGTCGTAGGTGGAGATGTACGAGCCGGTGTAGTGGTAGCTGAGGTTGAGCGAGAAGCCGTACTTTTCGTAGAACAGCTCGGCGTTGGCCATCGTCCGCGGCGCCTGCTGCAGGCGCTCGTTCTCGAAGCCGTCGCGGCCCAGGTCCACCCGCGAGTTCTGTTTGGTGGCGTTGACGCTGAAACCGAGGCCGTTCCACGCACCCGGAAGGTTCTCGAACTTCTGCCGCACCGTCGCCTCGATACCGTAGACGCTGCCATCGCCGCCGTTCGTCGGGGTCTTGGTCAACACCG
This genomic interval carries:
- a CDS encoding APC family permease, with the translated sequence MTAWREGTTRVATNTAPPRAIGFWGGLSANVLNMIGIGPFVTIPLALSALAGPAVLLGWIAGALLCLCDGLVWAELGSTIPESGGPYHYLREAYGRERAGRLFGFLYLWQTLLTAPLSIGSAAVGFAQYAGYLVPALGDGGRVLVAALLCLLNTAILYRKVGDIQKLSLVVTVAVVAAAVWIVFTGISHFDMATARHFLDAPMASGKGFWLGLGAVSLIAVYDYGGYNNVCMLGGEVKQPRRTIPMAVLISIPVVAVLYLGLNVSILGVLPWETAAKSTAVVADMMQAVHGAWGGTVAVVLILVASWGSALVVLLGYSRVPYAAASEGQFFKPFARLHPRDGFPTVSLLFVGVTSALACFLSLEKLISMLMVVQILFQYIAQCFAVVALRRRGRTADVFRMPLYPLPIAISVAGWLYLVATSGVSTMLTAVTAITVGGILFLWQARRTRTWPFPT
- a CDS encoding beta-galactosidase, with the translated sequence MRRRDFLAVSLLAPLAISGGAWAGPLVEAVPDGRPHRLAFGPRRFELDGKPFQIRSGEMHPARIPREYWQHRIRMARAMGLNTIAIYVMWNHQEREPGVFDWRTGNRDIAAFVRLCQAEGLWVYLRPGPYVCAEWTNGGIPAYLLRDPDTHLRTKDDPVFMAATLRYIGQLAAQVKPLMAVNGGPILMVQVENEYSMFGDDVDYLRALADMWRVHGVAGPFSISEGWKDLVRRKAYLPGAALGLDGPEVAELNRGHEFAGEAPVWVGEGYPGWLTHWGEMTFASKDFVAPLRDIMRAGYSFNLYVVHGGTNFGLTAGANAEDDGSQFQPDITSYDYAAPIDERGRPSPSYAAIRAVISREAGVTPPPMPAPIDAGRFATFTPVAIASLWDALGTARHLQQPGPNEVLFGQDQGLVVYRKRVDSEGTLSLEGVRDYAVVYADGHEVGHVSRLVHPSLSSKPEVAIPAGGVVDVLVDTFGHINFGPRLGDHKGLVGPVMFNGAPVDEVEAWPLPLDGGWPDHLLPLREPPTRGGVFFEGMLHLDTPGDVYLDMSAWNKGYLWVNGHCLGRYWHIGPQERLYCPGVWLKPGANVVRVLDLHRTSGAPITCAERMHDGMA